A genomic region of Methylobacterium durans contains the following coding sequences:
- the secG gene encoding preprotein translocase subunit SecG, producing MQTVLIVVHLLIVLALIAVVLLQRSEGGLGLGGGGSGGVSGFMTGRGQANALTRATAILAALFFATSMTLAVLSHRSAAPKSILEGAGTSQPAPSAPNADNLLDTLRRQGGSEGGTQAPAAPAPAAPAAPAPAPSGPPDAPQSR from the coding sequence ATGCAGACCGTCCTGATCGTCGTACATCTTCTCATCGTGCTCGCGCTCATCGCGGTGGTGCTGCTGCAGCGCTCCGAGGGCGGCCTCGGCCTCGGCGGCGGGGGCAGCGGAGGCGTCTCCGGCTTCATGACCGGGCGCGGGCAGGCGAATGCCCTGACGCGGGCGACCGCGATCCTCGCCGCCCTGTTTTTCGCCACCAGCATGACGCTCGCCGTTCTCTCGCACCGGAGCGCGGCCCCGAAATCGATCCTGGAGGGTGCGGGAACGAGCCAGCCGGCGCCATCGGCCCCGAACGCCGACAACCTGCTCGACACGCTCCGCCGCCAGGGCGGGAGCGAAGGCGGCACGCAGGCTCCGGCGGCGCCCGCGCCCGCGGCCCCCGCCGCACCTGCGCCGGCCCCCTCGGGTCCGCCGGACGCGCCGCAATCGCGCTGA